From Rutidosis leptorrhynchoides isolate AG116_Rl617_1_P2 chromosome 3, CSIRO_AGI_Rlap_v1, whole genome shotgun sequence, a single genomic window includes:
- the LOC139897638 gene encoding oxysterol-binding protein-related protein 1D has protein sequence MNPLCCIAPVSIEKDRNDSPSSAVVKSQSDSQLGFENSVRSTRPVSFSAQVSSVGTESENVIHEVEDCEIEARESVSVAKSVGFGGNGSGVVAGILYKWVNYGKGWRSRWFTLEDGVLSYYKTHGPDKIVLNSVRDKGFKVIGDESVRYMRKCSNGSSHGRFGSKQWKPYGEIHLKVSSVRASKSDDKRLSIFSGTKTLHLRCISREDRAAWIESLLSAKDKFPRLSTGDFALSEDMVISTEKLRSRLSLEGVSEEAIKDCESIMLSELSALQNQMKALQLKHIVLLDTLRQLETEKIELETTVVDETKERDSSCGQDRRFSDFYSIMSEGSGSDSDADNESRYGVDIESDDENGTFFDTNEFMSADVLRCASYRSRENTGNGSTSLSNEKDSFLSGRLREAGTEINIIQYPHVKRRESLPEPKEKEKPVGLWSIIKDNIGKDLSGVCLPVFFNEPLSSLQKCFEDLEYSCLVDRALEWGKQGNDLMRILSIAAFAVSGYASTEGRQCKPFNPLLGETYEADYPDKGLRFFSEKVSHHPMVVACHCEGRGWKFWADSNLKGKFWGRSIQLDPVGVLTLQFEDGETFQWSKVTTSIYNIILGKIYCDHYGTMRIKGSGNYSCKLKFKEQSIIDRNPHQVHGFVHDNRTGEKVAMLMGKWDEAMYYVLGDPTTKPKGYDPMTEAVLLWERDNKSATKTRYNLTPFAISLNEITPGLKEKLPPTDSRLRPDQRHLENGEYELANLEKLRLEQLQRQARRLQERGWRPRWFQKDEDGCFHYVGGYWETREKKDWNGIPDIFGQSVDMPLCAEE, from the exons ATGAATCCGTTATGTTGTATTGCTCCGGTATCGATTGAGAAGGATCGGAACGATTCGCCGTCTTCTGCGGTGGTGAAATCACAGTCTGACTCTCAGTTAGGGTTTGAGAATTCTGTTAGGAGTACGAGACCTGTGAGTTTTTCGGCGCAGGTGTCGTCTGTAGGTACTGAATCAGAGAATGTGATTCATGAAGTTGAGGATTGTGAGATTGAAGCCAGGGAATCGGTTTCTGTAGCGAAATCGGTAGGTTTTGGTGGTAATGGTAGTGGTGTTGTGGCTGGAATATTGTATAAATGGGTTAATTATGGTAAAGGGTGGAGATCTAGATGGTTTACGTTAGAAGATGGAGTGTTATCTTATTACAAGACTCATGGACCTGATAAGATTGTGCTTAATTCGGTGAGAGATAAAGGATTTAAGGTGATTGGAGATGAGTCAGTTAGGTATATGAGGAAATGCAGTAATGGAAGCAGTCACGGCCGATTTGGTTCGAAACAATGGAAACCATATGGGGAGATACATTTGAAG GTCTCCTCTGTAAGAGCAAGCAAGTCAGATGACAAAAGACTGTCTATATTTTCTGGAACAAAAACTCTTCATCTACGATGCATATCTAGAGAAGACAGAGCTGCATGGATCGAGTCCCTTTTATCTGCCAAGGATAAATTCCCTAGATTGTCTACTGGAGATTTTGCTCTTTCGGAAGACATGGTTATTTCAACTGAGAAACTACGATCACGTTTATCCTTGGAAGGAGTATCAGAGGAAGCAATAAAAGATTGTGAATCAATTATGTTGAGTGAACTCTCAGCTCTTCAAAACCAAATGAAGGCTCTTCAACTTAAACATATTGTTCTCTTGGACACATTAAGACAGTTAGAG ACAGAGAAAATTGAGCTGGAAACAACTGTAGTTGATGAAACAAAAGAGCGGGATTCTTCTTGTGGGCAAGATAGAAGATTCAGTG ATTTCTATTCCATAATGTCAGAAGGCAGTGGATCTGATTCCGATGCAGACAACGAAAGCCGGTATGGAGTGGATATCGAATCAGATGATGAAAACGGAACGTTTTTTGACACAAATGAATTCATGTCTGCTGATGTTTTAAGATGTGCTTCCTATCGGAGTAGAGAAAATACAGGAAATGGATCTACTTCTTTGTCTAATGAAAAGGACTCGTTTTTATCTGGTCGTTTACGAGAGGCCGGAACCGAAATCAATATAATTCAGTATCCTCATGTTAAAAGAAGAGAAAGTTTACCTGAACCAAAGGAAAAAGAAAAACCAGTTGGTTTGTGGTCCATAATTAAAGATAACATCGGGAAGGACCTATCTGGTGTTTGTCTCCCTGTTTTCTTTAATGAACCACTTTCTTCATTACAAAAATGTTTTGAGGATTTGGAATATTCTTGTTTGGTTGACCGAGCGTTGGAATGGGGAAAACAG GGGAATGATTTAATGAGAATACTAAGCATTGCGGCTTTTGCTGTTTCGGGTTATGCATCGACAGAAGGTCGACAATGCAAACCCTTCAACCCTCTACTTGGGGAGACTTATGAAGCAGATTATCCAGATAAGGGACTACGTTTCTTCTCTGAAAAG GTGAGTCACCACCCGATGGTCGTTGCGTGTCACTGTGAGGGAAGAGGCTGGAAATTCTGGGCAGATTCAAACCTTAAGGGAAAATTTTGGGGGCGTTCGATTCAGTTGGATCCTGTGGGTGTCCTTACCCTGCAATTTGAAGATGGTGAAACATTTCAATGGAGTAAGGTCACTACATCTAtatacaatatcattcttggtaaAATTTACTGTGATCATTACGGTACCATGCGCATCAAAGGTAGTGGTAACTACTCTTGCAAACTCAAGTTCAAGGAGCAGTCAATCATTGACCGAAATCCACATCAG GTTCATGGGTTTGTGCACGACAACCGAACGGGGGAAAAGGTGGCGATGTTGATGGGGAAGTGGGACGAGGCTATGTACTATGTATTGGGAGATCCAACAACAAAACCGAAAGGTTATGATCCGATGACAGAAGCCGTGTTGTTGTGGGAAAGAGATAATAAGTCTGCTACCAAAACGAGATACAACCTCACACCATTTGCAATATCTTTGAACGAAATAACTCCCGGTTTAAAGGAGAAGCTGCCTCCAACTGACTCCAGGCTTAGACCAGACCAGCGTCACTTGGAGAATGGTGAATATGAACTAGCTAATTTAGAGAAACTCAGACTCGAACAACTCCAGAGACAG GCAAGAAGACTGCAAGAAAGAGGATGGAGACCAAGGTGGTTCCAAAAAGACGAAGATGGTTGTTTTCATTATGTCGGTGGATACTGGGAAACGAGAGAGAAGAAAGATTGGAACGGTATACCCGACATATTTGGTCAAAGTGTTGACATGCCTCTTTGCGCAGAAGAATAG